Proteins encoded within one genomic window of Thermoleophilaceae bacterium:
- a CDS encoding MerR family transcriptional regulator gives MSDVTNDDLTIDEIAHRTGMTARNIRAHQSRGLLPPPEMRGRTGYYGAEHVARIQLIRELQDEGFTLEAIRRLIERANGSSAEILRFTRVLREPFEDEAPEIVTAEELAQRWKDVDPAMLDRSVKLGLLRPLTDGTFEIASPRLQHAADELTALGLSQEQALDLAAELRKHADRVAHVYAKLFLEHVWKPFEADGSPEERWPEVRSALERLRPLAGESLVAMFGLAMNDAIDHEVGREVARLERGAPSRTAGVRRRRSRG, from the coding sequence GTGAGCGACGTCACAAACGACGACCTGACGATCGACGAGATCGCGCACCGCACCGGCATGACGGCGCGCAACATCCGCGCGCACCAGTCGCGCGGGCTGCTGCCGCCGCCTGAGATGCGCGGCCGGACCGGCTACTACGGCGCCGAGCACGTGGCCCGCATCCAGCTCATCCGCGAGCTCCAGGACGAGGGCTTCACGCTCGAGGCCATCAGGCGGCTGATCGAGCGGGCGAACGGCTCGAGCGCCGAGATCCTGCGCTTCACGCGGGTGCTGCGGGAGCCGTTCGAGGACGAGGCCCCCGAGATCGTGACCGCGGAGGAGCTCGCGCAGCGCTGGAAGGACGTCGATCCCGCCATGCTCGACCGCTCCGTGAAGCTGGGGCTGCTGCGTCCGCTCACCGACGGCACCTTCGAGATCGCCAGCCCCCGCCTCCAGCACGCCGCGGATGAGCTCACCGCGCTCGGGCTCTCCCAGGAGCAGGCGCTCGACCTCGCGGCCGAGCTGCGCAAGCACGCCGACCGCGTCGCGCACGTGTACGCCAAGCTCTTCCTCGAGCACGTGTGGAAGCCGTTCGAGGCGGACGGCTCACCGGAGGAGCGCTGGCCGGAGGTGCGCTCCGCGCTGGAACGCCTGCGCCCGCTGGCCGGGGAGTCGCTGGTGGCCATGTTCGGACTGGCGATGAACGACGCGATCGACCACGAGGTGGGTCGCGAGGTTGCGCGCCTGGAGCGTGGTGCGCCGTCGCGCACGGCGGGCGTGCGCCGCCGGCGCTCGCGCGGCTGA
- a CDS encoding Ig-like domain-containing protein — MRAGAPTFVIALLAAALALVAAPQAARAAGMTTHAWMADVGIDRVEDQALRELLSTQRATVGSGASYPDSGYYLGAVHPGADFGEITHWEQFINAYVAHIRSKPGCEGTLTDPRGPCAQLVAHLMGAAAHGLGDETWDWMFESQMPDHGEHPHDRRRVDDQPGWAELGTLPAGGSELQSLLIGLDDATVGDDDHPLFGVINSPEYNMDVVAINDHGRVWFDSLPPPVSDLVEVYRDIGRDDVTADGITVAWAGITAILAAERASILDAQGVRNDMPWSAANMTTSQGGVFHSAEMIAGYYEALWHKLLDDEHPAPRVVGTAPFDGTEGVPTDWAGAQTFAGPHGDGDKRIIAVLSNGLAYDAPRHRPGAMRLFDEHGNEVPPRAGFPQTGPYGGPGVHSIAFFPAGDLAACTTYTAEVTTELADHAGVSLAEPYRWSFTTGGCP, encoded by the coding sequence GTGAGGGCAGGGGCCCCAACCTTCGTGATCGCCCTGTTGGCGGCGGCGCTCGCCCTCGTGGCCGCGCCCCAGGCAGCCCGCGCCGCCGGCATGACCACCCACGCCTGGATGGCCGACGTCGGCATCGACCGAGTCGAGGACCAGGCGCTGCGCGAGCTGCTGAGCACCCAGCGCGCCACCGTCGGCAGCGGCGCCTCCTACCCCGACTCGGGCTACTACCTCGGCGCGGTCCACCCGGGCGCGGACTTCGGCGAGATCACCCACTGGGAGCAGTTCATCAACGCCTACGTGGCCCACATCCGCTCCAAGCCCGGCTGTGAGGGAACGCTGACCGACCCGCGCGGACCCTGCGCGCAGCTCGTCGCCCACCTGATGGGCGCCGCGGCCCACGGGCTGGGGGACGAGACGTGGGACTGGATGTTCGAGTCGCAGATGCCCGACCACGGCGAGCACCCGCACGACCGGCGGCGCGTGGACGACCAGCCCGGCTGGGCCGAGCTCGGGACCCTGCCGGCAGGCGGCAGCGAGCTCCAGTCCCTGCTCATCGGCCTCGACGACGCGACCGTCGGCGATGACGACCACCCGCTGTTCGGGGTGATCAACTCGCCCGAGTACAACATGGACGTCGTCGCCATCAACGACCACGGGCGGGTGTGGTTCGACAGCCTCCCGCCGCCGGTCTCAGACCTCGTCGAGGTCTACCGCGACATCGGCCGCGACGACGTGACGGCGGACGGCATCACCGTGGCCTGGGCGGGCATCACGGCCATCCTCGCCGCTGAGCGCGCCAGCATCCTCGATGCCCAGGGCGTGCGCAACGACATGCCGTGGTCGGCCGCGAACATGACCACGAGCCAGGGCGGGGTCTTCCACAGCGCCGAGATGATCGCCGGCTACTACGAGGCGCTCTGGCACAAGCTGCTCGACGACGAGCATCCCGCGCCGCGGGTGGTGGGCACGGCGCCGTTCGACGGGACCGAGGGCGTCCCCACCGACTGGGCGGGCGCGCAGACCTTCGCGGGACCGCACGGCGACGGCGACAAGCGCATCATCGCGGTGCTCTCCAACGGGCTGGCCTACGACGCGCCACGGCACCGGCCCGGGGCCATGCGGCTGTTCGACGAGCACGGCAACGAGGTGCCGCCGCGGGCCGGCTTCCCACAGACAGGCCCCTACGGCGGGCCGGGCGTGCACTCCATCGCGTTCTTCCCGGCGGGCGACCTCGCCGCCTGCACGACCTACACGGCCGAGGTGACCACCGAGCTCGCCGACCACGCGGGCGTGAGCCTTGCCGAGCCGTACCGGTGGAGCTTCACCACCGGCGGCTGCCCGTAG
- a CDS encoding M23 family metallopeptidase yields MHSHPRAGRLACVTAALGVAATASAGLASAAPEERPARPGTLRALLDAPAPAGPVRGERLLAGLPPRAGARREPRRERAVHPVKGRVGYGEAIARFGVSRPGHVHQGQDVFAAAGTPLRVVRDARVVDAGSGDGRGNWVALHSRRDRRTYVYFHMQRPAEVEPGERVRAGQRIGRLGCTGSCFGDHLHFEVHRGRGTSRGAAIDPLPLLRRWSRG; encoded by the coding sequence ATGCACTCCCACCCGCGCGCGGGCAGGCTCGCGTGCGTCACCGCCGCGCTGGGCGTGGCTGCCACCGCATCGGCCGGGCTGGCCTCGGCCGCGCCCGAGGAACGTCCGGCGCGTCCCGGCACGCTGCGCGCTCTGCTCGACGCCCCCGCCCCGGCGGGGCCCGTGCGCGGCGAGCGGCTGCTGGCCGGATTGCCGCCCCGCGCCGGCGCACGCCGCGAGCCGCGCCGCGAGCGGGCGGTCCATCCGGTAAAGGGCCGCGTGGGCTACGGCGAGGCGATCGCGCGCTTCGGCGTCTCACGCCCCGGCCACGTGCACCAGGGACAGGACGTCTTCGCCGCGGCCGGAACGCCGCTGCGCGTGGTGCGCGACGCGCGGGTGGTGGACGCCGGCAGCGGAGACGGCCGCGGCAACTGGGTGGCGCTGCACAGCCGCCGTGACAGGCGCACGTACGTCTACTTCCACATGCAGCGCCCCGCTGAGGTCGAGCCGGGTGAGCGCGTGCGCGCCGGGCAGCGCATCGGCCGCCTGGGCTGCACGGGCAGCTGCTTCGGCGATCACCTGCACTTCGAGGTGCACCGCGGCCGCGGGACGAGCCGCGGCGCGGCGATCGATCCGCTGCCGCTGCTGCGGCGCTGGTCGCGCGGGTGA
- a CDS encoding RNA-binding S4 domain-containing protein — protein MAGDAQEVPITGDMIRLGQLLKLSGVVEAGGEMKAFLAEEGVFVNGEPEARRGRQLHPGDSVRVGDDELLVVAVP, from the coding sequence ATGGCGGGAGACGCGCAAGAGGTGCCGATCACCGGCGACATGATCCGGCTCGGTCAGCTCCTGAAGCTCAGCGGGGTGGTCGAGGCAGGCGGTGAGATGAAGGCCTTCCTCGCCGAGGAGGGCGTGTTCGTGAACGGTGAGCCCGAGGCGCGCCGCGGCCGCCAGCTCCACCCCGGGGACAGCGTGCGGGTGGGCGATGACGAGCTGCTCGTCGTCGCCGTCCCGTAG
- a CDS encoding LLM class F420-dependent oxidoreductase: MRFGVAMFPTDYAVSPPQLARMAEERGFESLFFPEHTHIPASRETPYLDGRELPREYSHTLDPFVALGAAAAVTERLLLGTGICLVVERDPITTAKEVASVDQLSGGRFLFGVGGGWNLEEMRNHGTDPSRRFGLMRERIEAMKVIWTEDEAAYHGRRVDFGPLWSWPKPVQRPHPPVLVGGLGKGALDRVLAYGDAWMPNRFDDVERLAGRIEKLQRRGEEAGRGRIPVTLFGAPADPAAIERLEGAGGDRTVFWLTPAEAGDVERELDSFAGLAASYG, from the coding sequence ATGCGCTTCGGCGTCGCGATGTTCCCCACGGACTACGCAGTGAGCCCGCCGCAGCTGGCGCGGATGGCGGAGGAGCGCGGCTTCGAGTCGCTCTTCTTCCCGGAGCACACCCACATCCCCGCGAGCCGCGAGACGCCCTACCTCGACGGCCGCGAGCTGCCGCGCGAGTACAGCCACACGCTCGATCCCTTCGTCGCGCTCGGCGCCGCGGCAGCGGTCACCGAGCGGCTGCTGCTGGGCACCGGCATCTGCCTCGTGGTGGAGCGGGACCCCATCACCACGGCGAAGGAGGTGGCGAGCGTGGACCAGCTCTCGGGCGGCCGCTTCCTGTTCGGCGTGGGCGGCGGCTGGAACCTCGAGGAGATGCGCAACCACGGCACGGACCCGTCGCGGCGCTTCGGGCTGATGCGCGAGCGGATCGAGGCGATGAAGGTCATCTGGACCGAGGACGAGGCCGCCTACCACGGCCGCCGGGTGGACTTCGGCCCGCTCTGGTCGTGGCCCAAGCCGGTGCAGCGGCCGCATCCGCCCGTGCTCGTGGGTGGGTTGGGGAAGGGCGCGCTCGACCGGGTGCTGGCCTACGGCGACGCCTGGATGCCCAACCGCTTCGACGACGTGGAGCGCCTGGCCGGGCGCATCGAGAAGCTGCAGCGCCGCGGCGAGGAGGCCGGACGCGGCCGCATCCCGGTCACGCTCTTCGGCGCCCCTGCGGACCCCGCGGCGATCGAGCGGCTGGAGGGCGCCGGCGGCGACCGCACCGTCTTCTGGCTCACGCCCGCGGAGGCCGGCGACGTCGAACGCGAGCTCGACTCCTTCGCCGGCCTGGCCGCGAGCTACGGCTGA